Proteins encoded in a region of the Takifugu flavidus isolate HTHZ2018 chromosome 8, ASM371156v2, whole genome shotgun sequence genome:
- the stk35 gene encoding serine/threonine-protein kinase 35, with translation MDMSKGKRRPSRGAVRGSRRAAVPGKPRQDVTSKKILRSRTVDVINLREPVEEGGVNSCFGTGPLQDEGPEPPLVISPRYSLIREVGRGSYGVVFEAVARKTGTRVAIKRLQCDAPENVELALAEFWALTSLANRHQNVVQLEECVLQKNGLAQKMSHGDKRSKQYLDLVEMSLKGERILGCPEKPCYLWFVMEFCEGGDLNQYILSRRPDPQTNRSFMCQMTSALAFLHKNNIVHRDLKPDNILISQKSGTPIVKVADFGLSKVCAGLNKSSKDVPAFDEADRGSNQNRNIINLNTFWLSSACGSDFFMAPEVWEGHYTAKADIFALGIIIWSMIERITFIDAGSKRELLGTYVRQGTEIVPVGEALLENPKMILHIPQRARSAMSDGMKRLLLDMLAFNPQDRPDALQLDARIGQVTCAA, from the exons ATGGACATGAGCAAAGGGAAGCGGAGACCGAGCAGAGGCGCCGTGCGTGGAAGCAGGCGGGCGGCGGTCCCCGGTAAACCCAGACAAGATGTCACGTCGAAGAAAATACTCCGGTCCCGGACGGTGGATGTCATCAATCTCAGGGAGCCTGTTGAGGAAGGCGGCGTAAACAGCTGTTTCGGAACAGGCCCGCTCCAGGACGAGGGGCCGGAGCCGCCGTTGGTCATCTCCCCCAGGTACAGCCTCATCCGAGAGGTCGGCCGGGGAAGCTACGGCGTGGTGTTCGAGGCTGTAGCGCGGAAGACCGGGACCAGGGTCGCCATTAAGAGGCTCCAGTGCGACGCCCCGGAAAACGTGGAGCTGGCCCTGGCCGAGTTCTGGGCTCTGACCAGTCTGGCGAACCGGCACCAGAACGTGGTCCAGCTGGAGGAGTGTGTCCTGCAGAAGAACGGACTGGCCCAGAAGATGAGCCACGGCGACAAGAGGTCCAAACAGTACCTGGATTTGGTGGAGATGTCGCTCAAAG GAGAACGCATCCTGGGCTGCCCGGAGAAGCCGTGCTACCTCTGGTTTGTCATGGAGTTTTGTGAGGGCGGGGACCTCAACCAGTACATCTTGTCCCGCAGGCCTGATCCACAGACCAACAGAAGCTTTATGTGCCAGATGACGAGCGCATTAGCGTTCCTACACAAGAACAACATTGTGCACCGCGATCTGAAGCCAGACAACATTCTGATCTCGCAGAAATCCGGGACACCCATCGTCAAAGTGGCCGACTTTGGCCTCAGTAAAGTTTGCGCCGGCCTGAACAAGAGCAGCAAAGACGTTCCAGCCTTTGACGAGGCCGACAGAGGCAGCAACCAGAACAGGAACATCATTAATCTGAACACTTTCTGGCTATCGTCAGCTTGCGGATCGGACTTTTTCATGGCTCCCGAGGTGTGGGAAGGCCACTACACGGCCAAGGCCGACATCTTTGCCCTGGGCATCATCATCTGGTCCATGATCGAGCGCATCACTTTCATTGACGCCGGCTCCAAGCGCGAGCTGCTGGGCACTTATGTTCGCCAGGGGACGGAGATTGTACCTGTTGGGGAGGCTCTGTTGGAGAACCCCAAAATGATTCTGCACATTCCGCAGAGAGCTCGAAGCGCCATGTCCGACGGAATGAAGAGACTCCTCTTGGACATGCTGGCGTTCAACCCTCAGGACCGTCCAGATGCCCTGCAGCTGGACGCCAGGATAGGCCAAGTCACATGTGCTGCATGA
- the stk38a gene encoding serine/threonine-protein kinase 38 isoform X1, whose protein sequence is MAMTSQSSCFSMSNHTKERVTMAKVTLENFYSNLITQHEEREMRQQKLEKVMDQEGLADEEKRMRRSQHARKETEFLRLKRTRLGLEDFESLKVIGRGAFGEVRLVQKKDTGHVYAMKILRKADMLEKEQVGHIRAERDILVEADSLWVVKMFYSFQDKMNLYLIMEFLPGGDMMTLLMKKDTLSEEATQFYIAETVLAIDSIHQLGFIHRDIKPDNLLLDSRGHVKLSDFGLCTGLKRAHRTEFYKNLNHSLPSDLSKQTFQNMNSKRKAETWKRNRRQLAFSTVGTPDYIAPEVFMQNGYNKLCDWWSLGVIMYEMLIGYPPFCSETPQETYRKVMNWRETLIFPPEVPISEKAKDLILRFCCEEEHRIGAVGVEEIKANPFFEGVDYDHIRERPAAIPIEIKSIDDTSNFDEFPDSDILTPTAAPEADLKNKDWVFVNYTYKRFEGLTARGAIPSYMKSSKR, encoded by the exons ATGGCAATGACTAGCCAGAGCTCCTGCTTTTCCATGAGTAACCACACTAAGGAGAGGGTCACCATGGCCAAAGTGACCTTGGAGAACTTTTATAGTAACCTCATCACTCAGCATGAGGAACGAGAAATGAG gcagcagaagctggagaaagtgATGGACCAGGAAGGATTGGCAGATGAAGAG AAACGCATGCGACGCTCCCAGCATGCAAGAAAAGAGACCGAGTTTCTGCGGCTGAAGCGTACTCGACTTGGCCTGGAGGACTTTGAATCCCTCAAAGTGATTGGCCGAGGTGCTTTTGGAGAG GTACGTCTGGTTCAGAAAAAAGACACCGGTCACGTCTATGCAATGAAGATCCTTCGAAAAGCTGACATGCTCGAAAAAGAACAG GTCGGTCATATCCGTGCTGAGCGGGACATCCTGGTAGAGGCTGATAGCCTCTGGGTGGTCAAGATGTTCTACAGTTTTCAGGACAAAATGAACCTCTACCTCATCATGGAATTCCTACCCGGAG GAGACATGATGACCCTGCTGATGAAGAAAGACACCCTGAGCGAAGAGGCCACTCAGTTTTATATAGCAGAGACCGTTCTGGCCATTGATTCCATTCACCAGCTGGGCTTCATTCACAGAGATATCAAACCAGACAATCTGCTCCTGGACTCACGG GGCCACGTGAAGTTATCTGACTTTGGGCTCTGCACAGGACTTAAAAGGGCTCATCGTACCGAGTTCTACAAGAACCTGAACCACAGCCTTCCCAGTGACCTCAGTAAGCAAA CCTTCCAGAATATGAACTCCAAGAGGAAAGCAGAAAcctggaagaggaacaggagacAGCTG GCATTCTCCACTGTGGGGACCCCAGACTACATTGCACCAGAGGTCTTCATGCAAAATGGATATAACAAGCTCTGTGATTGGTGGAGCTTAGGTGTCATCATGTATGAGATGTTGATAG GTTACCCTCCATTTTGCTCTGAAACTCCTCAAGAAACCTACAGAAAAGTGATGAACTGGCGAGAAACGCTGATCTTTCCTCCAGAAGTGCCCATATCAGAGAAGGCCAAAGACCTTATTCTCAG GTTTTGCTGTGAGGAGGAACACAGGATAGGTGCTGTGGGTGTGGAGGAGATCAAAGCCAACCCTTTCTTTGAGGGGGTGGACTACGACCATATAAG GGAGAGACCTGCTGCCATTCCCATAGAGATCAAAAGCATTGACGACACGTCGAACTTCGATGAATTCCCAGATTCTGACATCCTCACGCCCACAG cCGCCCCAGAGGCTGACCTGAAGAACAAGGACTGGGTCTTCGTCAACTACACCTACAAGCGCTTTGAAGGGTTGACCGCACGAGGAGCCATACCATCCTATATGAAATCAAGCAAGAGATGA
- the stk38a gene encoding serine/threonine-protein kinase 38 isoform X2 — protein MAMTSQSSCFSMSNHTKERVTMAKVTLENFYSNLITQHEEREMRQQKLEKVMDQEGLADEEKRMRRSQHARKETEFLRLKRTRLGLEDFESLKVIGRGAFGEVRLVQKKDTGHVYAMKILRKADMLEKEQVGHIRAERDILVEADSLWVVKMFYSFQDKMNLYLIMEFLPGGDMMTLLMKKDTLSEEATQFYIAETVLAIDSIHQLGFIHRDIKPDNLLLDSRGHVKLSDFGLCTGLKRAHRTEFYKNLNHSLPSDLTFQNMNSKRKAETWKRNRRQLAFSTVGTPDYIAPEVFMQNGYNKLCDWWSLGVIMYEMLIGYPPFCSETPQETYRKVMNWRETLIFPPEVPISEKAKDLILRFCCEEEHRIGAVGVEEIKANPFFEGVDYDHIRERPAAIPIEIKSIDDTSNFDEFPDSDILTPTAAPEADLKNKDWVFVNYTYKRFEGLTARGAIPSYMKSSKR, from the exons ATGGCAATGACTAGCCAGAGCTCCTGCTTTTCCATGAGTAACCACACTAAGGAGAGGGTCACCATGGCCAAAGTGACCTTGGAGAACTTTTATAGTAACCTCATCACTCAGCATGAGGAACGAGAAATGAG gcagcagaagctggagaaagtgATGGACCAGGAAGGATTGGCAGATGAAGAG AAACGCATGCGACGCTCCCAGCATGCAAGAAAAGAGACCGAGTTTCTGCGGCTGAAGCGTACTCGACTTGGCCTGGAGGACTTTGAATCCCTCAAAGTGATTGGCCGAGGTGCTTTTGGAGAG GTACGTCTGGTTCAGAAAAAAGACACCGGTCACGTCTATGCAATGAAGATCCTTCGAAAAGCTGACATGCTCGAAAAAGAACAG GTCGGTCATATCCGTGCTGAGCGGGACATCCTGGTAGAGGCTGATAGCCTCTGGGTGGTCAAGATGTTCTACAGTTTTCAGGACAAAATGAACCTCTACCTCATCATGGAATTCCTACCCGGAG GAGACATGATGACCCTGCTGATGAAGAAAGACACCCTGAGCGAAGAGGCCACTCAGTTTTATATAGCAGAGACCGTTCTGGCCATTGATTCCATTCACCAGCTGGGCTTCATTCACAGAGATATCAAACCAGACAATCTGCTCCTGGACTCACGG GGCCACGTGAAGTTATCTGACTTTGGGCTCTGCACAGGACTTAAAAGGGCTCATCGTACCGAGTTCTACAAGAACCTGAACCACAGCCTTCCCAGTGACCTCA CCTTCCAGAATATGAACTCCAAGAGGAAAGCAGAAAcctggaagaggaacaggagacAGCTG GCATTCTCCACTGTGGGGACCCCAGACTACATTGCACCAGAGGTCTTCATGCAAAATGGATATAACAAGCTCTGTGATTGGTGGAGCTTAGGTGTCATCATGTATGAGATGTTGATAG GTTACCCTCCATTTTGCTCTGAAACTCCTCAAGAAACCTACAGAAAAGTGATGAACTGGCGAGAAACGCTGATCTTTCCTCCAGAAGTGCCCATATCAGAGAAGGCCAAAGACCTTATTCTCAG GTTTTGCTGTGAGGAGGAACACAGGATAGGTGCTGTGGGTGTGGAGGAGATCAAAGCCAACCCTTTCTTTGAGGGGGTGGACTACGACCATATAAG GGAGAGACCTGCTGCCATTCCCATAGAGATCAAAAGCATTGACGACACGTCGAACTTCGATGAATTCCCAGATTCTGACATCCTCACGCCCACAG cCGCCCCAGAGGCTGACCTGAAGAACAAGGACTGGGTCTTCGTCAACTACACCTACAAGCGCTTTGAAGGGTTGACCGCACGAGGAGCCATACCATCCTATATGAAATCAAGCAAGAGATGA